Proteins from a single region of Pseudopedobacter saltans DSM 12145:
- a CDS encoding glycoside hydrolase family 2 protein has product MKIPFKIKAVQIRQALLCLFVLAGQMAFAQQSKRLTQNWEYLKGDLGSVWEAMRPAKPGSSESVPLWSNVILPHCFNETDAVDPKVNYYEGPGWYRTNLKLENPYNKGRILLHFEGAGQKTEIYVYTKKVGSHVGGYDEFTVDITDAVEEFKKDPLFKSQFKGLIPLAIRCDNTRDLEMIPSDLSDFNVYGGLYRYLNLVYTPQVSVDKLFALAEVDAQGKQGQLKITGRFYNPIGLNTANVNILVKDPQGKTVFTGKSDITLSSSDQVLWTTKLNKPALWSPERPQLYSVELTINAQGQEYKHIEKVGFRHFEFVQKGPFMLNGKRLLLRGTHRHEDHAGVGAAMTEEMIKTEMKMMKDMGVNFIRLGHYQQSRIVLQECDRLGILVWEEIPWCRGGLGGDVYKQQARRMLTNMIEQHYNHPSVIIWGLGNENDWPGDFTYFDKEQIRTFMKELNDLSHKLDKTRKTAIRRCDFCKDIVDVYSPSIWAGWYRGIYQEYKEVSKKEMEGVNHFLHVEWGGDSHARRNAEEPEKIINRLKIGGEADERAGDATFYGGDARFSKDGDWSESYICNLIDWHLKEQETMPWLTGAAYWPFKDFSTPVRPENPVPYMNQKGVVERDFTKKEAYYVFQSYWTAEPMLRISGHNWPVRWGDKGEQKVVKAYSNCDEAELFFNGKSMGVKKRNSQNFPAAGLRWNVVFNEGKNTIKVVAKKGKTVVTDEITQYYQTAKWGKPAKLTLEKIAEDKDTVTLEVKLFDANNVQCLEAANYVSFELAGDGKLIDNQGTSTGSNYLQMYNGRAIIRVTKNKGKSVVSAKSEGVPTVFINL; this is encoded by the coding sequence ATGAAAATTCCTTTTAAGATTAAAGCCGTACAAATCAGACAAGCTTTATTATGTCTCTTTGTTCTAGCCGGTCAGATGGCATTTGCCCAACAGTCTAAAAGATTGACTCAAAATTGGGAATACCTAAAAGGAGATCTAGGAAGTGTTTGGGAAGCTATGCGCCCGGCAAAACCAGGATCTTCAGAATCGGTGCCGTTATGGTCGAATGTTATTTTACCACATTGTTTTAATGAAACAGATGCTGTAGATCCCAAAGTAAATTATTACGAAGGACCGGGTTGGTACAGAACAAATCTGAAATTAGAAAATCCGTATAACAAAGGACGTATTCTATTGCATTTTGAGGGTGCAGGACAAAAAACCGAAATTTATGTTTATACTAAAAAAGTAGGTAGCCATGTAGGTGGATATGACGAATTTACGGTAGATATTACAGATGCCGTAGAAGAGTTTAAAAAAGATCCATTATTCAAATCACAATTTAAAGGCTTAATACCTTTGGCAATCAGATGTGATAATACCCGCGATCTGGAAATGATTCCTTCAGATTTATCAGATTTTAATGTTTACGGTGGTTTATACCGTTATCTTAATTTAGTTTATACACCGCAAGTTTCTGTAGACAAACTTTTTGCTTTAGCAGAAGTAGATGCTCAGGGAAAGCAAGGACAGCTAAAAATTACCGGAAGATTTTATAATCCTATTGGTCTGAATACAGCTAATGTAAATATATTGGTTAAAGATCCGCAGGGAAAAACTGTGTTTACAGGTAAAAGTGATATAACTTTATCCAGCTCAGACCAGGTACTTTGGACGACAAAATTGAACAAGCCGGCGCTTTGGTCACCTGAAAGGCCACAGTTATATTCAGTTGAGCTAACTATTAATGCACAAGGTCAGGAATACAAGCATATCGAAAAAGTAGGTTTCAGACATTTCGAATTCGTTCAAAAAGGGCCATTTATGCTTAATGGCAAGCGACTTTTGCTAAGAGGCACACATAGACATGAGGATCATGCAGGTGTAGGTGCGGCAATGACAGAAGAAATGATTAAAACTGAAATGAAGATGATGAAGGATATGGGCGTGAATTTCATTAGATTGGGACACTACCAACAGTCCAGAATTGTACTTCAAGAATGTGATAGGTTAGGCATTTTGGTTTGGGAAGAAATTCCATGGTGTCGCGGAGGCTTAGGCGGTGATGTTTACAAGCAACAAGCCAGAAGAATGCTCACAAATATGATTGAGCAACATTATAACCATCCATCGGTAATTATTTGGGGTTTGGGTAATGAAAATGATTGGCCTGGCGACTTTACGTATTTCGATAAAGAGCAGATCAGAACTTTCATGAAAGAGCTTAATGATTTAAGCCATAAACTGGATAAAACCAGAAAAACAGCTATCAGAAGATGTGATTTCTGTAAAGACATAGTGGATGTATATTCTCCATCAATTTGGGCTGGTTGGTATAGAGGTATCTATCAGGAATATAAAGAAGTTTCTAAGAAAGAAATGGAAGGGGTGAATCATTTCCTTCATGTGGAATGGGGAGGTGATAGCCATGCGAGAAGAAATGCTGAAGAACCGGAAAAGATTATCAATAGATTAAAAATTGGTGGCGAAGCCGATGAAAGAGCTGGAGATGCCACTTTCTACGGTGGTGATGCTCGTTTTTCTAAAGATGGCGATTGGAGTGAGAGCTATATTTGTAATCTAATAGACTGGCATTTAAAAGAACAGGAAACTATGCCATGGTTAACGGGAGCAGCTTATTGGCCTTTTAAAGATTTTTCAACGCCGGTAAGACCAGAAAATCCGGTTCCTTATATGAATCAGAAAGGCGTTGTTGAACGTGATTTTACCAAAAAAGAGGCTTATTACGTTTTTCAATCATATTGGACAGCAGAACCGATGTTGCGTATATCTGGACATAACTGGCCAGTAAGATGGGGAGATAAAGGAGAGCAAAAAGTAGTTAAAGCTTATTCGAATTGTGATGAGGCAGAGCTTTTCTTCAACGGTAAAAGTATGGGAGTTAAGAAAAGAAATAGTCAAAACTTTCCTGCAGCGGGTTTAAGATGGAATGTTGTTTTTAATGAAGGGAAAAACACGATAAAAGTAGTTGCCAAAAAAGGAAAAACTGTAGTTACCGACGAGATTACTCAATATTATCAAACAGCAAAATGGGGTAAGCCAGCAAAGTTAACTTTAGAAAAGATTGCCGAAGATAAAGACACCGTAACGTTAGAAGTTAAATTATTCGATGCCAATAATGTGCAATGCTTAGAAGCAGCAAATTATGTTAGTTTTGAATTGGCCGGAGATGGAAAACTGATCGATAATCAGGGAACATCAACAGGTTCCAATTATTTGCAGATGTATAATGGCAGAGCAATTATCAGGGTTACTAAAAATAAAGGTAAAAGTGTTGTTTCTGCAAAATCAGAAGGAGTACCTACCGTATTCATTAACTTATAG